CTCGGTATGGTGGGTGTCGGCACGACGGGCTTGATCCTTGGCGCGTTTTACGGGCTGGGTCCGGTCTATGCCAGCAGGCTTGGGCTCGACCTGAAGGGCGTCAGCGTGTTCATGAGCTGCGTGATTGCGGGCGGAGTCGTCTTGCAAGGGCCGCTGGGGCACCTGTCGGATCGGTTCGACCGGCGGCGGGTGATCGTCTTTGTGCTGATGTGCGGATTGGCCGCCAGCTTGGCGCTTGGCGCTCTGGGCGGCACGGCCTTGTTGCCGGTGTTCGGTGCGCTGTTCGGGGGGCTGGCGTTTGCGCTCTATCCGCTCTGCGTCGCGCATACCAACGACCGCCTGACCAGCGATCAGCGGCTGAGTGCCAGTGGCGGGCTGATCCTCGTCTATTCGATCGGCGCGGTGGCGGGACCGCTGGGCGGAGCGGTCGCCATGTCCGCGTTCGGCGCGGCGGGGCTGTTCTGGTTTGTCGGCGGGGCGCTTGCGCTGGCGCTGGTCTTTGCGGTGTGGCGACAGGCCCGGACAGAGGCGGTGGACGATGCCCTGCAACAACCGTTCCAGCCCCTGCCGCGCACGACCACGATGACCGCGCCGCTGGAACCTGCCTCAGACGAGGTTTAGCTGACCAGTTGCGGTCCCAGTGCGGCCTTCAATTCATCCAGCCACGGTTCGAACGGCTTCCACGCGTCGACGCCGCTGCGATTGATCGGGCGGCGGACTTGCTCCGAACTGGCGGTCCGCACCGCGCGGTCGGTCTTGTGGAAATCGAGGCACGCCTGTTCGAACGGCAGTCCCAGATAGTCCAGCATCCGCCGCACCTGACCTTCCAGATCGTCGAGCACGTCTTCATGCTGCACGTGAAGGATGCGGTTCGGCAACACGCGATCCCAATGTTCCATCAGATCCACATAGTCGCGGTAATAGCGCCCGATGTCGGACAGGCCGTAAGTGAATTCCTGCCCCTCTGCGAACAGTTGCTTGAAGCCGGAAAAGCAGCAGTCCATCGCGTTGCGGCGCGCGTCGATGATCTTTGCATTGGGCAGGATCAGGTGGATCAGCCCGATGTGGCGAAAATTGTTCGGCATCTTGTCGATGAAGAACGGCGCACCCTGACGATGAATGCGGGTGTTGGCGATATATTCCTGTCCGAACTGGCTGAGCTGCTGCGGCGTCAGGCGGTGCAGGACTTGGGGATACTCGCTGGCCCCCGCACGCCGCCCGCGCAGTCGATGGGCGAGCGAGAGAATGTCGGGCAATTCCAGCGTGCCGTCGACCATGCTGTGCGAAGCGAGAATCTGTTCGAGCAGCGTTGACCCCGCACGCGGCAGGCCCACGATGAAGATCGGATCGGGTGCGGCATGGCCTTCGACCTCGTGCGCGGCGAACAGGTCTGGCGTGCAGACCGATTTCTGCCGTTCCAGTTCCTCTGCCATGCGATCCGCGTCATATCCGGACTGGCGGCGCTTCAGATCGTTGCCTTCTGCGTAGTGGCGGAACGCGTCTTCGTATTCGCCGCGATCCTCGCAGGCCTTGGCCAGCGCGAACGACGTATGCACCCGGTCCATGAACGCGATGTCGCCACGCGCCAGCGTTTCGCGCATCGTCGCCATCTCGGCATCGTCGAAGCGATAGGTCTTCAGGTTGGCCAGCGCATACCACGCATCGCCCAACGTCGGCGCGCTCTGCGTCGCGGCGCGATAGGATGCGATTGCCTCGTCCTGCAAACCGCGCGTTTTCAGTGCATGCCCGCGCGAGGTGAGGGTAGCGGGATCGTTCGGCAGGCGCTGCAGAATACGGTCGAACAGGTCGAAGGCCCCGTCATAATCGCCGGTCTGCATCCGCTCTATCGCAAGGT
The sequence above is a segment of the Croceicoccus naphthovorans genome. Coding sequences within it:
- a CDS encoding MFS transporter, translated to MLTAIYPVRSLLLAIFLLMLGNGFVATLLSIRLESANASAPVIGVMAAAYFAGLMLGSLRISPVIARVGHIRAFAAVVSLLSASTLAYSLYMHPAFWMVLRLIDGLCVAGVFVCLESWLNQRAESLTRGTILAAYMIALYSGQAAGQFLLNMGGSLMLPFVISSILVTLSAIPVLLTRIEGPQTGTPETLSLRLLYSASPLGMVGVGTTGLILGAFYGLGPVYASRLGLDLKGVSVFMSCVIAGGVVLQGPLGHLSDRFDRRRVIVFVLMCGLAASLALGALGGTALLPVFGALFGGLAFALYPLCVAHTNDRLTSDQRLSASGGLILVYSIGAVAGPLGGAVAMSAFGAAGLFWFVGGALALALVFAVWRQARTEAVDDALQQPFQPLPRTTTMTAPLEPASDEV
- a CDS encoding tetratricopeptide repeat-containing sulfotransferase family protein — encoded protein: MADHDAQLRAGQDALRESRFADGLAAAEAVLAAEPDHADALYLAAVACRYLNRFDAAQGWLERLNAARPEYGRGWQEQGHLNRAMGRRDAAIDAYRRACRFNPALEAGWRALADQLVEAGRPGEAQGARAEAERLKALPRELAAVANHLYEGRLLRAEEICRHFLRRYPKHTEAMRLLARIARELGIVDDAEFLLESAVAFAPDDVTLRLDYIQALRKRQKFARAREEAEALHARDPGNPLFQSHLAIERMQTGDYDGAFDLFDRILQRLPNDPATLTSRGHALKTRGLQDEAIASYRAATQSAPTLGDAWYALANLKTYRFDDAEMATMRETLARGDIAFMDRVHTSFALAKACEDRGEYEDAFRHYAEGNDLKRRQSGYDADRMAEELERQKSVCTPDLFAAHEVEGHAAPDPIFIVGLPRAGSTLLEQILASHSMVDGTLELPDILSLAHRLRGRRAGASEYPQVLHRLTPQQLSQFGQEYIANTRIHRQGAPFFIDKMPNNFRHIGLIHLILPNAKIIDARRNAMDCCFSGFKQLFAEGQEFTYGLSDIGRYYRDYVDLMEHWDRVLPNRILHVQHEDVLDDLEGQVRRMLDYLGLPFEQACLDFHKTDRAVRTASSEQVRRPINRSGVDAWKPFEPWLDELKAALGPQLVS